The following are encoded together in the Triticum dicoccoides isolate Atlit2015 ecotype Zavitan chromosome 6B, WEW_v2.0, whole genome shotgun sequence genome:
- the LOC119320183 gene encoding uncharacterized protein LOC119320183 isoform X2, with product MCELWTSCPFSTNRQDVLQNLVGIRLILLFILRRKEYPVEPTLWANFREMDVLRGRCKSKNLIGELFWSISTKVFQCLVSTKTIYKRFSKGGLKFATTTKISLWNNSVWLFCVIFLSSRGMSSVSADTLLMLNTGRLTSRGIARSGGQPLSLPVLFDARPHGEGARGSAWIGGQPAGIMELDMSQACSPHNLQSRSLTYSGSRSQKQNLHLIYLAQNILAQQFHALDIFL from the exons ATGTGTGAGTTGTGGACTTCCTGCCCTTTTAGCACAAATAGACAGGACGTACTTCAGAATTTAGTTGGCATCAGATTAATCTTACTTTTTATTTTGAGAAGGAAAGAGTACCCTGTTGAACCAACTCTTTGGGCTAATTTTAGGGAGATGGATGTGTTGAGGGGAAG ATGCAAATCAAAGAACTTAATAGGAGAATTATTTTGGTCTATCTCTACAAAGGTGTTCCAATGTTTGGTCTCTACAAAG ACTATATACAAGAGGTTCAGCAAAGGAGGACTcaagtttgcaaccaccacaaaaaTAAGTCTATGGAACAATAGTGTGTGGCTGTTCTGTGTAATTTTTCTCTCATCGAG gggTATGTCAAGTGTAAGTGCAGACACATTGTTGATGTTGAATACTGGA AGGCTGACTTCTCGTGGCATCGCTAGATCTGGTGGCCAGCCGTTGTCGTTGCCTGTCCTCTTTGACGCGAGACCACATGGAGAAGGGGCTCGTGGCAGCGCCTGGATCGGTGGCCAGCCAGCCGGCATCATGGAGCTCGACATGTCTCAGGCCTGTTCGCCACATAACTTACAGTCCAGGTCGTTGACATATTCGGGTTCTAGGTCACAAAAACAAAATTTACACTTgatttatctagctcaaaatattTTGGCTCAGCAATTTCATGCATTAGATATCTTTTTGTGA
- the LOC119320183 gene encoding uncharacterized protein LOC119320183 isoform X1, which translates to MCELWTSCPFSTNRQDVLQNLVGIRLILLFILRRKEYPVEPTLWANFREMDVLRGRCKSKNLIGELFWSISTKVFQCLVSTKTIYKRFSKGGLKFATTTKISLWNNSVWLFCVIFLSSRGMSSVSADTLLMLNTGVRMMINALMNLHDVALLLGYRRLTSRGIARSGGQPLSLPVLFDARPHGEGARGSAWIGGQPAGIMELDMSQACSPHNLQSRSLTYSGSRSQKQNLHLIYLAQNILAQQFHALDIFL; encoded by the exons ATGTGTGAGTTGTGGACTTCCTGCCCTTTTAGCACAAATAGACAGGACGTACTTCAGAATTTAGTTGGCATCAGATTAATCTTACTTTTTATTTTGAGAAGGAAAGAGTACCCTGTTGAACCAACTCTTTGGGCTAATTTTAGGGAGATGGATGTGTTGAGGGGAAG ATGCAAATCAAAGAACTTAATAGGAGAATTATTTTGGTCTATCTCTACAAAGGTGTTCCAATGTTTGGTCTCTACAAAG ACTATATACAAGAGGTTCAGCAAAGGAGGACTcaagtttgcaaccaccacaaaaaTAAGTCTATGGAACAATAGTGTGTGGCTGTTCTGTGTAATTTTTCTCTCATCGAG gggTATGTCAAGTGTAAGTGCAGACACATTGTTGATGTTGAATACTGGAGTAAGAATGATGATCAATGCTCTAATGAACCTGCATGATGTTGCATTACTATTAGGATATAGG AGGCTGACTTCTCGTGGCATCGCTAGATCTGGTGGCCAGCCGTTGTCGTTGCCTGTCCTCTTTGACGCGAGACCACATGGAGAAGGGGCTCGTGGCAGCGCCTGGATCGGTGGCCAGCCAGCCGGCATCATGGAGCTCGACATGTCTCAGGCCTGTTCGCCACATAACTTACAGTCCAGGTCGTTGACATATTCGGGTTCTAGGTCACAAAAACAAAATTTACACTTgatttatctagctcaaaatattTTGGCTCAGCAATTTCATGCATTAGATATCTTTTTGTGA
- the LOC119320183 gene encoding uncharacterized protein LOC119320183 isoform X3, with the protein MCELWTSCPFSTNRQDVLQNLVGIRLILLFILRRKEYPVEPTLWANFREMDVLRGRCKSKNLIGELFWSISTKVFQCLVSTKTIYKRFSKGGLKFATTTKISLWNNSVWLFCVIFLSSRGMSSVSADTLLMLNTGVRMMINALMNLHDVALLLGYRIWWPAVVVACPL; encoded by the exons ATGTGTGAGTTGTGGACTTCCTGCCCTTTTAGCACAAATAGACAGGACGTACTTCAGAATTTAGTTGGCATCAGATTAATCTTACTTTTTATTTTGAGAAGGAAAGAGTACCCTGTTGAACCAACTCTTTGGGCTAATTTTAGGGAGATGGATGTGTTGAGGGGAAG ATGCAAATCAAAGAACTTAATAGGAGAATTATTTTGGTCTATCTCTACAAAGGTGTTCCAATGTTTGGTCTCTACAAAG ACTATATACAAGAGGTTCAGCAAAGGAGGACTcaagtttgcaaccaccacaaaaaTAAGTCTATGGAACAATAGTGTGTGGCTGTTCTGTGTAATTTTTCTCTCATCGAG gggTATGTCAAGTGTAAGTGCAGACACATTGTTGATGTTGAATACTGGAGTAAGAATGATGATCAATGCTCTAATGAACCTGCATGATGTTGCATTACTATTAGGATATAGG ATCTGGTGGCCAGCCGTTGTCGTTGCCTGTCCTCTTTGA